The following coding sequences are from one Coffea arabica cultivar ET-39 chromosome 11e, Coffea Arabica ET-39 HiFi, whole genome shotgun sequence window:
- the LOC140021459 gene encoding E3 ubiquitin protein ligase RIE1-like: protein MASTAVTHVLNPDTDTSMTTPLLRPRQAEANHGRPGTAPLAVLLGRVTGRRGASMLVRETAARQLEERRADWGYSKPVVALDIMWNLAFVFVSIVMVLCTVKERENVPIRVWICGYALQCLVHVALVWIEYRRRNRRGNWGNSRWRGYSENGGGGDGGNGEIEEDEEGNGGGALGQSNRSTCIKRCESVNTMASFLWWIIGFYWVVSGGEVLMQGAPRLYWLAVVFLAFDVFFAIFCVVLACLIGLALCCCLPCIIAILYAVAGQEGASDADLSMLPKYRFEISMDEDKPIGSGKMVPIQSSGGYLALERNLLPEDAECCICLTAYDDGADLQALPCNHHFHEPCIVKWLKMNATCPLCKYNILKGTEQV from the exons ATGGCTTCCACCGCTGTCACCCATGTCCTGAACCCGGATACGGATACTTCCATGACCACTCCGCTGCTCCGCCCGCGTCAGGCGGAGGCGAACCATGGTCGACCCGGAACAGCTCCACTGGCTGTTCTACTCGGTCGGGTCACGGGTCGACGTGGAGCTTCCATGCTGGTCCGGGAAACGGCAGCTCGGCAGCTGGAGGAGCGCCGCGCCGACTGGGGCTACTCGAAACCGGTGGTGGCGTTGGATATAATGTGGAATTTGGCGTTTGTGTTTGTTTCGATAGTTATGGTTTTATGTACTGTGAAGGAGAGGGAGAATGTGCCCATTAGGGTTTGGATATGTGGATATGCTCTGCAGTGTTTGGTCCATGTGGCGTTAGTTTGGATTGAGTATAGGCGGAGGAATAGGAGGGGAAATTGGGGGAACAGTAGGTGGAGAGGGTATTCGGAGAATGGTGGTGGAGGGGATGGGGGAAATGGGGAAATTGAGGAGGATGAGGAGGGAAATGGTGGTGGAGCTTTGGGGCAATCGAACCGGTCAAC TTGCATTAAACGATGTGAATCTGTAAACACAATGGCATCCTTTCTATGGTGGATAATTGGCTTTTACTGGGTAGTCTCTGGTGGCGAAGTTCTTATGCAGGGGGCCCCCCGTCTGTACTG GTTGGCGGTCGTATTTCTGGCATTTGATGTGTTCTTTGCCATCTTTTGTGTGGTTTTGGCATGCCTGATAGGACTTGCCCTGTGTTGCTGCTTGCCTTGCATCATAGCAATTCTTTATGCAGTTGCTGGGCAG GAAGGTGCATCTGATGCTGATCTAAGTATGCTTCCTAAGTACAGGTTTGAAATATCTATGGATGAGGATAAGCCTATTGGATCTGGTAAAATGGTCCCTATTCAATCGAGCGGTGGATATTTGGCTCTTGAACGTAATCTTTTACCTGAGGATGCA GAATGCTGTATCTGTCTTACTGCATACGATGATGGGGCAGATCTCCAAGCTCTTCCTTGCAACCATCATTTCCACGAACCTTGTATAGTGAAATGGCTTAAGATGAATGCAACATGTCCTCTCTGCAAGTACAACATTCTGAAGGGTACTGAGCAGGTTTAG